One part of the Desulfonema ishimotonii genome encodes these proteins:
- the rplK gene encoding 50S ribosomal protein L11, translated as MAKKVIAQIKLQVVAGKANPSPPIGPALGQHGVNIMDFCKAFNARTANEEGMIIPVVITVYQDRTFTFITKTPPASVLLKKAAKIAKGASDPKRDRAGKVTRTQVEEIAKLKMSDLNAYDLDAACKIIAGTARSMGIEVA; from the coding sequence ATGGCAAAAAAAGTTATCGCGCAAATTAAATTGCAGGTCGTGGCAGGCAAGGCTAATCCGTCTCCTCCGATTGGCCCCGCGCTGGGTCAGCACGGTGTTAACATCATGGATTTCTGCAAGGCGTTCAACGCCCGGACCGCAAATGAGGAGGGGATGATTATCCCTGTGGTGATCACCGTCTATCAGGATCGGACCTTTACGTTTATTACAAAAACACCGCCTGCATCTGTATTGCTGAAAAAGGCTGCAAAGATTGCCAAGGGGGCAAGTGATCCGAAGCGTGACAGAGCCGGAAAGGTGACGCGCACGCAGGTGGAGGAGATTGCCAAACTGAAGATGTCGGACCTCAACGCCTATGATTTGGATGCAGCCTGCAAAATCATAGCGGGCACGGCGCGGAGTATGGGAATCGAGGTTGCCTGA
- the nusG gene encoding transcription termination/antitermination protein NusG gives MALRWYVVHVYSGFENKVKMALEDRIASFSHPLKFGEVVVPTEQIVELVKGKRRTSSRKFYPGYILVQMELDDSTWHVVNNTEKVSGFLGGREKPTPISDEEAVKILNRMEAGKLKPKPKYYFETGDEVRVIDGPFTNFNGTVEEVNPEKGKIKVLVSIFGRSTPVELEFVQVTKL, from the coding sequence ATGGCGCTGAGGTGGTATGTCGTCCACGTTTACTCGGGCTTTGAAAACAAGGTGAAGATGGCCCTTGAAGATCGGATCGCTTCTTTCTCACATCCCCTTAAATTCGGCGAGGTCGTGGTGCCTACCGAGCAGATCGTCGAGCTGGTAAAGGGGAAACGACGAACTTCCTCACGCAAGTTTTATCCCGGATATATACTGGTTCAGATGGAACTTGACGACAGCACATGGCATGTTGTCAACAATACGGAAAAAGTCAGCGGGTTTCTGGGCGGACGGGAAAAGCCCACACCGATTTCCGATGAAGAGGCCGTAAAGATACTGAACCGGATGGAAGCGGGTAAGTTAAAGCCGAAGCCCAAATATTATTTTGAAACCGGTGATGAGGTTCGGGTGATAGATGGCCCGTTTACCAATTTTAACGGCACGGTGGAAGAGGTGAATCCCGAGAAGGGGAAGATCAAGGTTCTGGTCAGCATATTCGGTCGTTCAACCCCGGTGGAGCTGGAATTTGTACAGGTTACAAAGTTGTAG
- the secE gene encoding preprotein translocase subunit SecE yields MGRLQRKKSSSKKKKQTVGDNTSSQLSGSEGLTSSSGSVASDDSRKKSALSQKKAPVNLDKDSYIGKAVQFLREVRAELKKVTWPSRKQTMGSTFVVIVLVMIISLFLGMVDMGLSSLIRLVLQ; encoded by the coding sequence ATGGGACGGTTACAGAGAAAAAAAAGTTCATCTAAAAAGAAGAAACAGACTGTCGGGGATAACACTTCATCGCAGTTAAGCGGTTCGGAGGGGCTGACCAGCTCGTCAGGTTCGGTTGCTTCTGATGACTCCCGGAAAAAATCTGCCTTATCCCAGAAAAAGGCCCCTGTGAATTTGGATAAGGACAGCTATATCGGGAAGGCCGTTCAGTTTTTGAGAGAAGTCCGGGCGGAGTTGAAAAAGGTGACCTGGCCTTCGCGAAAACAGACGATGGGGTCTACTTTTGTCGTAATTGTTCTGGTGATGATTATTTCATTGTTTCTTGGAATGGTGGATATGGGGCTGTCCAGCCTGATTCGTCTGGTTCTTCAATAA
- the rpmG gene encoding 50S ribosomal protein L33, which yields MRVNITLACTECKRRNYTTTKNKRTTPDKLELKKYCRFCMKHTLHKEGK from the coding sequence GTGAGAGTCAATATTACGCTTGCATGTACTGAATGCAAAAGAAGAAATTATACAACGACAAAGAATAAACGGACTACGCCGGATAAGCTGGAACTTAAAAAATATTGCCGATTCTGCATGAAGCACACGCTGCATAAAGAAGGCAAGTAG
- the tuf gene encoding elongation factor Tu, with the protein MAKEKFERTKPHVNVGTIGHIDHGKTTLTAAITKMAGLKGDADFVPFDQIDKAPEEKERGITIATAHVEYETETRHYAHVDCPGHADYIKNMITGAAQMDGAILVVGADDGPMPQTREHILLARQVGVPRIVVFLNKCDMVDDEELIELVELELRELLDKYEFPGDDTPIIQGSALKALESDDPDSEEAKCIFALLDAVDSFIPEPERDVDKPFLMPIEDVFSISGRGTVVTGRVERGIIKVGSEVEIVGIRPTAKTVCTGVEMFRKLLDQGQAGDNVGLLLRGTKREEVERGQVVAVPGSINPHTKFEAEVYILSKEEGGRHTPFFNGYRPQFYFRTTDVTGVVTLPEGVEMVMPGDNVKVSAELITPIAMEKELRFAVREGGRTVGAGVVSEIIE; encoded by the coding sequence ATGGCAAAGGAGAAGTTTGAGCGGACGAAGCCGCATGTGAACGTAGGAACAATCGGCCACATTGATCACGGCAAGACGACGCTGACGGCGGCGATCACGAAGATGGCCGGGCTGAAGGGCGACGCGGATTTTGTGCCGTTCGACCAGATCGACAAGGCGCCCGAGGAGAAGGAACGCGGCATCACGATTGCGACAGCGCATGTGGAGTATGAGACGGAGACCCGTCACTACGCGCATGTGGACTGCCCCGGCCACGCGGACTACATCAAGAACATGATCACGGGCGCGGCCCAGATGGACGGCGCGATCCTGGTGGTGGGCGCCGATGACGGCCCGATGCCCCAGACCCGTGAGCACATCCTGCTTGCGCGTCAGGTGGGTGTTCCGCGGATTGTGGTATTTCTGAACAAATGTGACATGGTGGACGACGAGGAGCTGATCGAGCTGGTGGAGCTGGAGCTTCGTGAGCTTCTGGACAAATATGAGTTCCCCGGCGATGACACCCCGATTATCCAGGGCAGTGCGCTGAAGGCGCTGGAGAGCGACGACCCGGACAGCGAGGAGGCCAAGTGTATCTTCGCGCTTCTGGACGCGGTGGACAGTTTCATCCCGGAGCCCGAGCGTGATGTTGACAAGCCGTTCCTGATGCCCATCGAGGACGTGTTCAGCATCTCCGGCCGGGGTACGGTTGTCACGGGGCGTGTCGAGCGGGGGATCATCAAAGTCGGCTCCGAGGTGGAGATCGTGGGCATCCGCCCGACGGCAAAGACGGTCTGCACGGGCGTTGAGATGTTCCGCAAGCTGCTGGACCAGGGCCAGGCCGGCGACAACGTCGGACTGCTGCTGCGGGGCACGAAACGGGAGGAAGTGGAGCGCGGCCAGGTCGTGGCGGTGCCGGGAAGCATCAATCCCCACACCAAGTTTGAGGCCGAGGTCTATATCCTGAGCAAGGAGGAAGGCGGACGGCATACGCCGTTTTTCAACGGGTACCGTCCCCAGTTTTACTTCCGTACCACCGATGTGACCGGTGTGGTGACGCTGCCCGAGGGGGTGGAGATGGTGATGCCCGGTGACAACGTCAAGGTGTCGGCAGAGCTGATTACGCCCATCGCAATGGAAAAGGAACTGCGCTTTGCTGTCCGCGAGGGCGGCAGGACCGTCGGCGCAGGCGTTGTCAGTGAAATAATCGAATAA
- the moaA gene encoding GTP 3',8-cyclase MoaA yields the protein MKNSTLTDNYQRNLKYLRVSITDRCNLRCVYCAPTRAHIPRLRHRDVLRYEEILRVVRLGVRLGISKVRITGGEPLVRKGVCDFLAALGEINGIRDLSLTTNGVLLKKHISAIKAAGVRRLNISLDTLSPEKFDEIAGHNYFKEVWEGILAAHDAGFHPIKINTVAMKGVNDDELADIARLSFDYPFHMRFIEYMPIGDKHMDAGKTMLAPEIMDRLSTIGPLQPIDRNPDDGPADRYQFKDAAGEVGFIRPLSQHFCETCNRLRLTASGEIRPCLLSDRQVDLKTPIRKGYTDDVLVETIFEAVRLKPASHHLNDQCHEEIHSAMSSIGG from the coding sequence ATGAAAAACTCAACACTTACAGACAATTACCAAAGGAATCTTAAATATTTAAGGGTTTCCATTACCGACCGCTGTAACCTCCGATGCGTTTATTGTGCCCCGACCCGCGCTCACATCCCCAGGCTCCGGCACAGGGATGTCCTTCGCTATGAGGAAATTCTACGGGTTGTGCGGCTCGGTGTGCGGCTTGGTATCTCCAAGGTCCGCATCACAGGCGGAGAGCCTCTGGTGAGAAAAGGGGTGTGTGATTTTCTCGCTGCGCTGGGGGAAATCAACGGCATCAGGGATCTGTCTCTGACCACAAACGGCGTACTCCTGAAAAAACACATCAGCGCCATCAAAGCGGCCGGTGTCAGACGGCTCAACATCAGCCTGGATACCCTCAGCCCGGAAAAATTCGATGAAATCGCAGGCCACAACTACTTTAAAGAGGTGTGGGAGGGGATACTGGCGGCACATGATGCGGGCTTCCACCCCATCAAGATCAATACTGTGGCCATGAAAGGTGTCAATGACGATGAACTGGCGGACATCGCCCGCCTTTCTTTTGATTACCCCTTCCATATGCGCTTTATCGAATACATGCCCATCGGTGACAAACATATGGATGCGGGAAAAACCATGCTGGCCCCGGAAATCATGGACCGTCTCAGCACCATCGGCCCCCTGCAGCCCATTGATCGCAACCCCGATGACGGCCCGGCAGACCGGTATCAGTTCAAAGACGCAGCCGGCGAAGTCGGATTTATCCGGCCTCTGAGCCAGCATTTCTGCGAAACCTGCAACCGGCTCAGGCTCACCGCAAGTGGTGAAATACGCCCCTGCCTGCTGTCCGACCGGCAGGTGGATCTGAAAACGCCGATCCGCAAGGGGTATACGGATGACGTACTTGTGGAAACGATCTTCGAGGCTGTCCGCCTCAAACCGGCCAGCCATCACCTGAACGATCAGTGCCATGAAGAAATTCACTCCGCCATGTCATCCATCGGCGGATAG
- a CDS encoding acetoacetate--CoA ligase yields MGKLLWTPTETQVRNSNMYAFMTGVNKKYGKNIDGYEALWQWSVDNIADFWAEMWDFAEVISSAPYEQVIDDPARMPGAGWFPGARLNFAENLLRCRDDRPALVFRGEDQVLRRLTYGELYDEVARVAKSLRKMGVQAGDRVVGFMPNMPETIIAMLAAASIGATWSSCSPDFGIKGVLDRFGQIRPKVLFTANGYYFKSRKLDSLERITDILKQIDSVEKVVVVPYTEETPDISGVPGAVLFEDFRADEAGLEIEFEQLPFDHPLYIMYSSGTTGLPKCMVQGAGGILLHQMKEHLLHTDLKREDHIFYFTTCGWMMWNWLTCALSVGATLILYDGNPFHPGPEALWQMAEEEKISVFGTSAGYIAALMNSGLKPREKFDLSSLRALLSTGSPLSAEGFDFVYEEIKKDLQLASISGGTDINGCFALGNPIGPVYAGELQCRGLGMKVEAFDEDGKPVLGRQGELVCTAPAPSMPIYFWDDPDGKKYHSAYFDVYPGVWRHGDYIEINERGGVTIYGRSDTTLNPGGVRIGTAEIYRQVEMLEEIEDSLVVGQSWKNDVRVILFVKLLPGFDLTDALKNNIRQTIRANASPRHVPAKIIEVPDVPYTLNMKKVELAVKKTIEGRAVLNRDALKNPEILDYYAEIKALRED; encoded by the coding sequence ATGGGAAAATTACTGTGGACGCCAACGGAGACACAGGTCAGAAATTCCAATATGTACGCCTTTATGACCGGTGTAAATAAGAAATATGGTAAGAATATTGACGGATACGAGGCGTTGTGGCAGTGGTCGGTTGACAATATCGCTGACTTCTGGGCGGAGATGTGGGATTTTGCGGAGGTCATATCCTCTGCCCCATACGAACAGGTGATTGATGACCCTGCCCGGATGCCGGGTGCCGGATGGTTTCCCGGAGCCAGGCTCAATTTTGCGGAAAACCTGCTGCGCTGCCGGGACGATCGGCCCGCCCTGGTTTTCCGGGGCGAGGATCAGGTTCTCCGCAGGCTGACCTATGGCGAACTCTACGACGAAGTGGCCCGTGTGGCCAAATCCCTCAGAAAAATGGGCGTTCAGGCGGGGGACCGGGTGGTCGGCTTCATGCCCAACATGCCGGAGACCATCATCGCCATGCTGGCGGCCGCCAGTATCGGCGCGACCTGGTCTTCCTGTTCGCCTGATTTCGGCATCAAGGGGGTTCTGGACCGGTTTGGCCAGATCCGGCCCAAGGTATTGTTTACGGCAAACGGCTATTATTTCAAGAGCAGAAAACTGGACAGCCTGGAGCGGATTACCGATATTCTGAAGCAGATTGACTCGGTGGAAAAGGTGGTGGTCGTTCCCTATACCGAAGAGACGCCCGACATCAGCGGTGTGCCCGGCGCGGTGCTGTTTGAGGATTTCCGGGCGGATGAGGCAGGCCTGGAGATCGAATTTGAGCAGTTGCCGTTTGATCACCCCCTCTATATCATGTATTCGTCCGGCACCACAGGCCTGCCCAAGTGTATGGTGCAGGGGGCCGGCGGGATTCTGCTTCACCAGATGAAAGAGCATCTGCTTCACACCGACCTGAAGCGCGAGGACCATATTTTCTATTTTACCACCTGCGGCTGGATGATGTGGAACTGGCTGACCTGTGCCCTGTCGGTGGGCGCAACCCTCATTCTGTACGACGGAAACCCCTTTCATCCCGGACCCGAAGCCCTGTGGCAGATGGCCGAGGAGGAAAAGATTTCCGTGTTCGGCACCAGCGCAGGCTATATCGCCGCTCTGATGAATTCCGGTCTGAAACCACGGGAAAAGTTTGACCTGAGTTCACTGCGTGCCCTGCTTTCCACCGGCTCCCCGCTCTCTGCGGAGGGCTTTGATTTTGTCTATGAGGAGATTAAAAAAGACCTGCAACTGGCCTCCATTTCCGGGGGCACGGATATCAACGGCTGCTTTGCACTGGGCAATCCCATCGGTCCGGTTTATGCCGGAGAGCTTCAGTGCCGGGGGCTGGGCATGAAAGTGGAGGCATTTGACGAAGACGGAAAGCCGGTGCTGGGCCGTCAGGGGGAACTGGTCTGTACGGCCCCGGCCCCCTCCATGCCCATTTATTTCTGGGATGATCCCGATGGGAAAAAATACCACAGCGCCTACTTTGACGTATATCCGGGCGTATGGCGGCACGGGGACTATATTGAAATCAACGAACGGGGCGGCGTCACCATTTACGGGCGCTCAGATACCACCCTCAACCCCGGGGGCGTCCGCATCGGCACTGCTGAGATTTACCGTCAGGTGGAGATGCTGGAGGAGATTGAGGACAGTCTGGTGGTGGGGCAGAGCTGGAAGAACGATGTGCGGGTGATTCTCTTTGTCAAGCTCCTGCCCGGCTTTGACCTGACCGACGCGCTGAAAAACAACATCCGGCAGACCATTCGCGCCAACGCCTCTCCCCGCCATGTGCCCGCAAAGATTATCGAGGTGCCGGATGTGCCGTATACCCTCAATATGAAAAAGGTCGAACTGGCCGTCAAAAAGACCATCGAAGGCAGGGCCGTACTCAACAGGGATGCCCTGAAGAACCCGGAAATACTCGATTATTACGCTGAGATAAAGGCGCTCCGGGAAGATTAG
- a CDS encoding alpha/beta fold hydrolase codes for MMNRLPVRRQAQRVGTLWENDEDRIMAFADVEGERIFTDRNNAGNGPVLVLIHGAGGDHAHWPEALRRLPGVRVYAPDLPGHGQSGGNGRQSVEDYATFVDGLVSGLGLENVTLAGHSLGGAIVQTLALRAPRWLSRIILVGTGARLRVHPDIIRGILAAPEETIARVCQWSFGPTASESLIRSVREGLLQTAPEVIHGDYSACNQFDVTDWLADISLPALVISGDADRMTPLKYGQHLARNIPGATSSVIEGAGHMMGLEKPDALIRCIRAFLKTGPGCKDAPEQARDMADRTDAV; via the coding sequence ATGATGAATCGCCTGCCGGTCAGACGACAGGCCCAGCGCGTCGGAACGCTGTGGGAAAATGATGAGGACCGGATCATGGCTTTTGCTGATGTAGAGGGGGAGCGGATTTTTACAGACCGGAATAACGCCGGAAACGGGCCGGTGCTGGTGCTGATTCACGGGGCAGGCGGGGATCATGCCCACTGGCCCGAAGCGCTGAGGCGGCTTCCGGGTGTGCGGGTGTATGCGCCGGACCTGCCGGGACACGGTCAGTCCGGGGGAAACGGGCGGCAGAGCGTCGAGGATTATGCCACCTTTGTTGACGGCTTGGTCTCGGGGCTGGGGCTGGAAAATGTGACCCTGGCGGGTCACTCTCTCGGGGGCGCTATTGTTCAGACCCTTGCCCTCCGTGCCCCCCGGTGGCTTTCGCGCATCATCCTCGTGGGGACCGGTGCCCGGCTCCGGGTTCACCCTGATATTATCAGGGGAATTCTTGCCGCTCCGGAGGAGACAATTGCCCGGGTCTGTCAGTGGTCTTTCGGGCCGACGGCTTCGGAATCCCTCATCCGAAGTGTGCGGGAAGGGCTTTTACAGACTGCGCCGGAGGTGATTCACGGCGATTACAGCGCCTGCAATCAGTTCGATGTGACGGATTGGCTGGCGGATATTTCCCTGCCGGCTCTGGTCATCTCCGGAGATGCCGACCGGATGACCCCCCTGAAATACGGTCAGCATCTTGCCAGAAACATACCGGGTGCGACATCTTCGGTGATTGAAGGGGCCGGACACATGATGGGGCTTGAAAAACCCGATGCGCTGATCCGGTGTATCCGGGCGTTTCTGAAGACAGGGCCGGGGTGTAAGGATGCGCCGGAACAGGCCCGCGATATGGCTGACCGGACGGATGCGGTGTAA
- a CDS encoding helix-turn-helix domain-containing protein, translating into MQKEQTPHINVDYFEDLTGDIAAEKSEGQEEIGLRLRSLREEKGMSLGELSRLTGFDADFLSKIETREVYPQLGTVIRLSKALDAAFGQIIAGAGDKPYAITRMRDQKTVSRSTSHKGEKHIYSYKGLAPEVRGRSMEPLIVQLQESPEKDLSSHDGEEFIYVLNGTAVLELGDERFELEPGDSVYYLSSVPHWIAAKSATATILAVIYDK; encoded by the coding sequence ATGCAAAAAGAGCAGACGCCCCACATCAATGTGGATTATTTTGAAGACCTGACCGGCGACATCGCCGCAGAAAAATCAGAGGGGCAGGAAGAGATCGGGCTGCGCCTCAGATCGCTGCGGGAAGAGAAGGGGATGTCCCTTGGGGAACTTTCCAGGCTCACGGGATTTGATGCGGATTTTCTTTCTAAAATCGAGACAAGGGAAGTCTATCCGCAGCTGGGCACGGTGATCAGGCTTTCCAAAGCCCTGGATGCCGCCTTTGGCCAGATCATTGCCGGTGCCGGTGACAAGCCTTACGCCATCACCCGGATGAGGGATCAGAAAACGGTTTCCCGGTCCACCTCCCACAAGGGGGAAAAACATATCTACTCTTATAAGGGGCTGGCACCGGAAGTCAGAGGCCGGAGCATGGAGCCGCTGATCGTTCAGCTTCAGGAAAGTCCTGAAAAGGATCTCTCCTCCCACGACGGAGAGGAGTTTATTTATGTGCTGAACGGCACCGCCGTTCTGGAACTGGGGGATGAGCGGTTTGAGCTGGAGCCGGGTGACAGCGTCTATTATCTCTCCTCTGTGCCCCACTGGATTGCTGCCAAAAGCGCTACGGCGACCATTCTGGCTGTTATTTACGACAAGTAA
- a CDS encoding pyruvate carboxyltransferase, whose translation MTEYDYWKIFPRMPRKVTIGDITVRDGFQHEEKFISTRAKKFYLEELILAGCRNIEVTNLGNPYLMPQFEDAEELLTHLRSDRFRRKCDRSGINYDDIELTCITIREKSVDRAIQLKERGIGPDRVLMMVSTEEQHHFANSGTTLPDYWAEAERCIRKCRDAGIMMCGTVSTIWGSPIGGATALKDAVEFTKRWLEIGAHDVEHADHDGSASAAEVYRYFSMILDEIPNPDLHIAHFHETKRVASASVLAALQAGITHFEATLGGLGGQPANFLDDSPVKGTGDYYYKDERYVGLTCLEDMLVQVDEMGIEHGWDVDRVLWLGRQMEKTLGRRLRSEACINGRTLKEGHPEFARPALPKLKEKLGEAPDQAFPAEWGEKAVLPEQYRP comes from the coding sequence ATGACCGAATATGATTACTGGAAAATTTTCCCCAGAATGCCGAGGAAAGTGACCATCGGTGACATCACCGTGCGTGACGGTTTTCAACATGAGGAGAAATTCATCTCCACCCGTGCCAAAAAATTCTATCTTGAGGAACTGATTTTGGCAGGGTGCCGGAATATTGAGGTGACCAACCTGGGCAACCCTTATCTTATGCCCCAGTTTGAGGATGCCGAAGAGCTGCTGACCCATCTCCGAAGCGACCGGTTCCGGAGAAAATGTGATCGCAGCGGCATCAATTACGATGACATAGAGCTGACCTGCATCACCATCCGTGAGAAATCGGTGGACCGGGCCATTCAGCTCAAAGAAAGGGGGATCGGGCCGGACCGGGTGCTGATGATGGTCTCCACCGAGGAGCAGCACCATTTTGCCAACTCCGGCACGACCCTGCCCGACTACTGGGCCGAGGCCGAGCGCTGTATCAGAAAGTGCCGCGACGCCGGAATTATGATGTGCGGCACTGTGAGTACCATCTGGGGCAGCCCCATCGGCGGGGCCACGGCGTTGAAGGATGCGGTGGAGTTCACCAAGCGCTGGCTGGAGATCGGCGCCCATGACGTGGAACATGCCGACCACGACGGCAGCGCCTCGGCTGCGGAAGTCTATCGCTATTTCTCCATGATACTGGATGAAATCCCGAATCCCGACCTTCATATTGCCCACTTCCATGAGACCAAGCGCGTGGCCTCGGCCTCGGTGCTGGCAGCGCTTCAGGCAGGCATCACCCATTTCGAGGCGACCCTGGGCGGTCTGGGCGGACAGCCCGCCAACTTTCTGGATGACAGCCCGGTCAAGGGCACCGGCGACTATTATTACAAAGATGAACGCTATGTGGGGCTGACCTGCCTGGAAGATATGCTGGTTCAGGTGGATGAAATGGGAATTGAACACGGATGGGATGTGGACCGGGTGCTGTGGCTGGGCCGCCAGATGGAGAAGACCCTGGGCCGCCGCCTGCGCTCCGAGGCCTGTATCAACGGGCGGACGCTGAAGGAGGGGCATCCTGAATTTGCCCGGCCTGCGCTGCCAAAGCTGAAGGAGAAACTTGGCGAAGCCCCGGATCAGGCATTCCCGGCGGAGTGGGGGGAAAAAGCCGTGCTGCCGGAACAGTATCGGCCCTAG
- a CDS encoding acyl-CoA carboxylase subunit beta has translation MSANRTFWENEEKKLEERVYQATWPGGQKAVDRLAKQGKRPVRELIGMLTDPGTQFYELSRIAGFGMNYPGGIEDVACAGVVTGIGTINGNRTMIFANDSRVKAGTYFPITLKKHIRAQAIAERCGLNCVYIADSGGAFLPMQAEVFPDDGHFGSMFYNMARMSAKGIKQVTLSTGGNTAGGAYIVFMACQSVMIDRMSYSFLGGPPLVKMATGEVISAEDLGGAKVHTHVSGGADHFCASQEDAVIRVREILALDAPREIHSHRYAEAEPTVPADALYDLMPAAIHQGIDGRKILEAIADDSYFIEYKKDYAPGRGDNILAGKIRIRGIPVGVIASNAVGIIFAEAARKAAEWIVRCSQEKTPLLFVQNAPGYMVGSESEHMGIGKYGSDMVRAVSCAQVPRIQLVIGPDNGAANYGMCGRAYRPHFLFHTMRSRTGVMSGRSAAGVLLSIEERKREARGNPMTDDEKQAFSQKMIDKYDGEAHPFYCGAQILNDRVLKFSEIRDWLGMAFEVSLLQPIGEPSFGNFRF, from the coding sequence ATGAGCGCAAACAGAACTTTTTGGGAAAATGAGGAAAAAAAGCTGGAGGAGCGGGTCTATCAGGCCACATGGCCGGGCGGACAGAAGGCTGTTGACCGGCTGGCGAAACAGGGAAAACGTCCGGTCCGGGAGCTGATCGGGATGCTGACGGACCCCGGCACGCAGTTTTACGAACTGAGCCGCATTGCCGGTTTCGGCATGAACTATCCGGGCGGCATCGAGGATGTGGCGTGCGCGGGTGTTGTCACCGGCATCGGCACAATCAACGGCAACCGGACCATGATCTTTGCCAATGACAGCCGGGTCAAGGCCGGAACCTATTTTCCCATCACCCTGAAAAAGCATATCCGCGCCCAGGCCATTGCCGAACGGTGCGGGCTCAACTGTGTCTATATCGCCGACTCGGGCGGCGCATTTCTGCCCATGCAGGCCGAGGTTTTCCCGGATGACGGCCACTTCGGCTCCATGTTCTACAACATGGCCCGCATGTCCGCAAAGGGGATCAAGCAGGTCACCCTCAGCACCGGCGGCAACACGGCAGGCGGAGCCTACATCGTCTTTATGGCCTGTCAGTCGGTGATGATCGACAGGATGTCCTATTCCTTTCTGGGCGGGCCGCCCCTGGTGAAGATGGCGACCGGAGAGGTGATTTCCGCCGAAGACCTGGGCGGGGCAAAGGTCCACACCCATGTATCGGGCGGGGCCGACCATTTCTGCGCCTCCCAGGAGGATGCTGTTATCCGGGTGCGGGAGATCCTGGCTCTGGATGCGCCCCGGGAGATCCACTCCCACCGGTACGCCGAAGCCGAGCCGACCGTGCCTGCGGATGCCCTTTACGACCTGATGCCGGCCGCCATCCATCAGGGGATTGACGGGCGGAAGATCCTGGAGGCCATTGCGGATGACAGCTATTTCATCGAATATAAAAAGGATTATGCGCCCGGACGGGGGGACAATATTCTGGCGGGCAAGATCCGCATCAGGGGCATTCCCGTGGGCGTCATCGCCTCCAACGCCGTGGGGATCATCTTTGCCGAGGCCGCACGGAAGGCCGCCGAGTGGATCGTCCGATGCTCCCAGGAGAAAACGCCGCTGCTGTTCGTCCAGAACGCGCCCGGCTACATGGTCGGTTCCGAGTCCGAACACATGGGCATCGGCAAGTACGGTTCCGACATGGTCCGGGCCGTCTCCTGCGCCCAGGTGCCCCGCATTCAGCTGGTGATCGGCCCGGACAACGGGGCTGCCAACTACGGCATGTGCGGGCGGGCCTACAGACCCCACTTCCTCTTTCACACCATGCGGTCGCGGACCGGTGTTATGAGCGGACGGAGTGCGGCAGGCGTGCTGCTCTCCATTGAGGAGCGGAAGCGCGAGGCCAGGGGCAATCCCATGACCGATGATGAGAAACAGGCCTTCAGCCAGAAGATGATCGACAAATATGACGGGGAGGCCCACCCCTTCTACTGTGGGGCGCAGATACTCAACGACCGGGTGCTGAAGTTCTCGGAAATCCGGGACTGGCTGGGAATGGCCTTTGAGGTCAGCCTGCTGCAACCCATCGGGGAACCGTCGTTCGGAAATTTCAGATTTTAA